In one Lycium barbarum isolate Lr01 chromosome 7, ASM1917538v2, whole genome shotgun sequence genomic region, the following are encoded:
- the LOC132601254 gene encoding uncharacterized protein LOC132601254, whose product MFNEQGSCSNMQILRHCPSMISEEDNTMLQELPSEQEIKDAIFSIDPNSCAGPDGFNGHFFQFSWDIINKEVTDFVNAFFYGYELTKIFTHTCPVLIPKVSSPDSFSQLRPVKNILLTQEIVQGIKVKYPHGNVVIKLDMSKAYDKLSWNYVLVVLRKLGFADPFIEMIHRLISNNWYSVLINGTRFGFFKSSRGLKQGDPLSPALFILAVETLTSALNHLHQREDFTGRKKICYFADISTKIINKIADWQGKFLAPRSKATLINYVLQSQTLYTFSALMPPKTTIKELEMHFSNLFWGQADGKNNYHWSS is encoded by the exons ATGTTCAATGAACAAGGTAGTTGCTCCAATATGCAAATCCTTAGGCACTGCCCATCCATGATCTCTGAAGAAGATAATACCATGCTACAAGAATTACCATCTGAACAGGAGATTAAGGATGCCATTTTTTCAATAGATCCCAATAGTTGTGCTGGGCCAGATGGCTTCAATGGCCATTTTTTCCAGTTTTCATGGGACATCATCAATAAAGAAGTTACTGATTTTGTTAATGCTTTCTTTTATGGATATGAACTGACCAAAATTTTCACCCATACTTGTCCTGTTCTTATCCCCAAGGTTTCATCTCCTGATAGTTTCTCCCAACTTAGACCTGTCA AGAATATACTTCTTACCCAAGAAATTGTTCAAGGCATCAAAGTCAAATATCCTCATGGCAATGTAGTGATCAAATTGGATATGTCAAAGGCCTATGATAAGCTTTCTTGGAACTACGTCCTTGTTGTTCTTAGAAAACTGGGATTTGCTGACCCTTTCATTGAAATGATCCATAGACTCATCTCCAACAATTGGTATTCAGTTCTCATCAATGGTACAAGATTTGGTTTCTTCAAATCATCTAGAGGCCTCAAGCAGGGTGACCCTCTATCACCTGCTTTGTTCATATTAGCTGTTGAGACCCTGACTAGTGCTCTTAATCATCTTCATCAGAGAGAGGACTTCACTG GTAGGAAAAAGATATGCTACTTTGCAGATATTTctaccaagatcatcaacaagatAGCTGACTGGCAAGGAAAATTCTTAGCACCAAGGAGCAAAGCTACACTGATCAACTATGTTTTGCAATCCCAAACTCTCTACACATTCTCAGCACTTATGCCACCTAAAACCACCATCAAGGAGTTAGAGATGCATTTCTCAAATTTATTTTGGGGACAAGCTGATGGGAAAAACAATTATCATTGGAGTTCCTAG
- the LOC132601255 gene encoding uncharacterized protein LOC132601255, producing the protein MAGQPSPQPLAVGETSSKPTYASFISPQAVTQSLTKTQLKPIEFNNGEATITFTMEEIAQYTVEEGLHQALVLKFSYGQPDMNELRKLLPKILGVKGKCLVRWLARRHVLIRFDRYEEFVLAATRFVNYLHCNGEEFLFRVFPWSIGFNPKEETSRAFTWISLPNLPPELFAKKSLLSIASAVGKPIAIAKATQEKMRPSTARVKVELDLLDKHPNHIRVQ; encoded by the coding sequence ATGGCTGGGCAGCCCTCTCCCCAGCCTCttgctgtgggagagactagttcTAAACCAACTTACGCTTCTTTTATCTCACCTCAAGCTGTTACGCAGTCCTTAACCAAAACACAACTAAAACCTATCGAGTTTAACAATGGAGAAGCCACCATCACATTTACAATGGAGGAGATCGCACAATACACAGTAGAAGAAGGTTTACATCAAGCATTGGTACTAAAATTTTCTTATGGACAACCTGACATGAATGAGTTACGCAAGTTACTCCCAAAAATATTGGGCGTGAAAGGGAAATGCTTAGTACGGTGGCTGGCTAGACGACATGTCTTGATCAGATTTGACAGATATGAAGAGTTTGTTCTTGCCGCAACCAGGTTCGTCAATTATTTGCATTGTAATGGTGAAGAATTTCTATTTAGGGTGTTTCCATGGTCTATAGGATTTAATCCTAAAGAAGAAACATCAAGGGCTTTTACATGGATATCGTTGCCGAATCTGCCTCCTGAATTGTTTGCCAAAAAATCATTACTTTCTATCGCTTCGGCAGTAGGTAAACCTATTGCTATTGCTAAGGCAACACAAGAAAAAATGAGGCCTAGCACAGCAAGAGTGAAGGTTGAACTCGACTTGCTTGACAAACATCCCAATCACATTAGAGTTCAATAG